The proteins below are encoded in one region of Ricinus communis isolate WT05 ecotype wild-type chromosome 6, ASM1957865v1, whole genome shotgun sequence:
- the LOC8265993 gene encoding zinc finger protein ZAT11, translating to MKRSFREAEIDSLSMANCLMLLSQGREIVSFPSFEAMKGTNINSSNRVFECKTCNRQFPSFQALGGHRASHKKPRLTNGDVGSLETQSSPAKPKTHECSICGLEFAIGQALGGHMRRHRAINNDSSSLSTPSPTSSAELMAVKPAGVAPPVMKKSNSRRVLCLDLNLTPYENDVELFRLGKTAPMVDCFL from the coding sequence ATGAAAAGAAGCTTTCGTGAAGCAGAGATCGATAGCTTATCCATGGCTAATTGCCTCATGTTACTATCACAAGGAAGGGAAATTGTTTCTTTCCCTTCTTTTGAAGCCATGAAAGGCACTAATATTAATTCCTCAAATCGTGTTTTTGAGTGCAAGACATGTAATCGTCAGTTTCCATCTTTTCAAGCACTGGGAGGGCACCGTGCCAGCCATAAGAAGCCTAGGTTAACGAATGGTGATGTAGGAAGCTTGGAGACTCAGTCATCCCCAGCAAAACCTAAGACCCACGAGTGCTCTATCTGTGGTCTAGAGTTTGCTATAGGACAAGCTTTGGGAGGTCATATGAGGAGGCATAGAGCTATCAATAATGATTCTTCTTCCCTGAGCACTCCTTCTCCAACTAGCAGTGCAGAATTAATGGCGGTGAAGCCTGCGGGCGTAGCGCCGCCTGTCATGAAGAAATCAAATAGCAGAAGGGTTTTGTGCTTGGATTTGAACTTGACTCCTTATGAGAATGATGTTGAGTTGTTTAGGCTTGGGAAGACAGCTCCAATGGTTGACTGTTTCTTGTAG